A portion of the Juglans microcarpa x Juglans regia isolate MS1-56 chromosome 1D, Jm3101_v1.0, whole genome shotgun sequence genome contains these proteins:
- the LOC121254189 gene encoding protein WHAT'S THIS FACTOR 1, chloroplastic, producing MALSLPFSSQRDWPISFLNSSLLPRNPPSFHANSNQYFRNNKNFRNLSISISCSSLKIVRSPSLDRHVVKQNKIRFIQKLKTLLLSKPKHFLPIRIVSKCRSYLCLPKPRSILSMIHRYPLIFEIFPVPRAPVPMNATKSYSQLCVRLTPAAAALATQELNLKSAISMTLAAKLQKLLMLSSHRRLLLSKLVHLAPDLGLPPNFRSRLCNDHPDKFKIVDTSYGCALQLVTWDQDLAKPLPSPEVHSRGLIVDRPLKFKQLRLRRGLNLKRRHQDFLIKFREMPDVCPYNTSVGAFVKESIEAEKRACAVVREVLGMTIEKRTLIDHLTHFRKDFGLSNKLRGMIVRHPEIFYVSLKGQRDSVFLVEGFDEKGALLEKDETLAIKEQLMALVREGKRMRREKRKARIYSYPTGDGDDGDAYEVDNSDDDHDDCLDDLFEYEDPYLDYDVTDGDETNESFGHMENGVFWTADSTSLLNDVDVANFEPW from the coding sequence ATGGCATTGTCCCTGCCATTCTCATCCCAAAGGGATTGGCCAATCTCTTTCCTCAATTCTAGTTTACTCCCTAGGAATCCTCCTTCATTTCATGCTAACAGTAACCAATATTTCAGGAATAATAAGAACTTCAGAAATCTATCCATTTCGATTTCCTGTTCATCACTCAAAATTGTTCGAAGTCCTTCACTAGACCGGCATGTTGTGAAGCAAAATAAGATTCGGTTTATTCAAAAGCTGAAAACACTGCTCCTTTCTAAACCAAAACACTTTTTGCCAATCCGCATTGTTTCGAAATGCCGATCATACCTTTGCCTTCCAAAGCCTCGCTCCATCCTCTCAATGATTCATCGTTATCCTTTAATTTTTGAAATCTTCCCAGTCCCAAGAGCACCCGTACCAATGAATGCAACAAAATCATATTCTCAACTATGTGTTCGTCTAACCCCAGCTGCAGCAGCTCTTGCCACCCAGGAATTAAATCTCAAATCAGCCATCTCAATGACCTTGGCAGCCAAACTCCAGAAACTTCTCATGCTCTCTTCTCACCGTCGGCTTCTTCTGTCAAAGTTGGTTCACCTGGCTCCAGATCTTGGCCTACCCCCTAATTTCCGTTCCCGTCTATGCAATGACCACCCtgacaaatttaaaattgtggATACCTCCTACGGTTGTGCGCTTCAACTTGTCACTTGGGATCAAGACTTAGCAAAGCCTTTACCCTCTCCTGAAGTTCATTCGCGTGGGCTGATAGTAGATAGGCCTTTGAAATTTAAACAGCTTAGACTTCGAAGGGGACTGAACTTGAAGAGACGGCACCAGGATTTTTTGATCAAGTTCAGGGAAATGCCCGATGTGTGCCCTTATAATACTTCTGTGGGGGCATTTGTGAAAGAGTCCATCGAAGCAGAGAAAAGAGCTTGTGCAGTGGTGAGAGAAGTGTTAGGGATGACAATTGAGAAGAGGACTTTAATTGACCACTTGACTCATTTCAGGAAGGATTTTGGGCTGTCTAACAAGTTGAGGGGAATGATTGTGAGGCACCCAGAGATATTCTATGTGAGTTTGAAAGGGCAGAGGGACTCTGTGTTTTTGGTGGAGGGCTTTGATGAGAAAGGAGCCCTGTTGGAGAAGGACGAGACTTTGGCCATTAAAGAACAATTGATGGCACTGGTTAGGGAGGGAAAGAGGATGAGACGAGAGAAGAGAAAGGCTAGGATCTATAGCTATCCCACTGGTGATGGTGATGATGGTGATGCTTATGAGGTTGACAACAGTGATGATGACCATGATGATTGCTTGGATGACTTGTTCGAGTATGAGGATCCATATTTGGATTATGATGTTACTGATGGTGACGAGACCAACGAATCATTTGGCCACATGGAGAATGGGGTGTTTTGGACAGCAGATTCTACTTCTCTTCTTAATGATGTGGATGTAGCAAATTTCGAACCTTGGTAA